The Heteronotia binoei isolate CCM8104 ecotype False Entrance Well chromosome 14, APGP_CSIRO_Hbin_v1, whole genome shotgun sequence genome has a window encoding:
- the LOC132582621 gene encoding potassium voltage-gated channel subfamily A member 5-like: MELALVTLENGGATAIGGEAGGGRAPRRRGDLLQLPTSAAWLSECGGKEGCPQAAAEQGEAAAAAPGGSSCAPLPRGLLLRPPPPPQPPEEATLAPEEGHHRLGMAMARGPSSAGGPSSSSAAEEEEESSGALPSQQRVLINISGLRFETQLGTLNQFPDTLLGDPQKRMRYFDPLRNEYFFDRNRPSFDGILYFYQSGGKLRRPVNVSIDVFADEIRFYQLGEEAMERFREDEGFIKEEEKPLPTNEFQRQVWLIFEYPESSSSARGIAIVSVLVILISIITFCLETLPEFRDERELHVPLLSPLNATPGEAPQQHQQAPSTLTDPFFIIETTCVIWFTFELLVRFFACPSKPEFSRNIMNIIDIVAIIPYFITLGTELAQEQQKKEQPGSASNGGQQQAMSLAILRVIRLVRVFRIFKLSRHSKGLQILGQTLKASMRELGLLIFFLFIGVILFSSAVYFAEADDPESHFSSIPDAFWWAVVTMTTVGYGDMRPVTVGGKIVGSLCAIAGVLTIALPVPVIVSNFNYFYHRETDHEEQAILKDEPSSAQGSSAGDLKRRMSKNSFDKSVVHLENIEGVNNGTGSVEKANIKAKSSVDLKKSLYALCLDTSRETDL; encoded by the coding sequence ATGGAGCTCGCGCTGGTAACGCTGGAGAACGGAGGCGCCACGGCCATCGgcggcgaggctggcggcgggcGGGCGCCGCGGCGCAGGGGGGACCTGCTCCAGCTGCCCACCTCGGCCGCCTGGCTGAGCGAGTGCGGCGGCAAGGAGGGCTGCCCGCAGGCGGCGGCCGAGCAgggagaggcggcggcggcggcgcccggCGGCAGCTCCTGTGCGCCGCTGCCGCGCGGCCTCCTCCTgcgccccccgccgccgcctcagCCGCCTGAGGAGGCGACGCTGGCGCCCGAGGAAGGCCACCACCGGCTGGGCATGGCCATGGCGCGGGGCCCCTCGTCGGCCGGCGGGCCCTCGTCGTCGTCGGcggccgaggaggaggaggagagcagcGGGGCCCTGCCCAGCCAGCAGCGCGTGCTCATCAACATCTCCGGCCTGCGCTTCGAGACCCAGCTGGGCACCCTCAACCAGTTCCCCGACACGCTGCTGGGCGACCCCCAGAAGCGCATGCGCTACTTCGACCCCCTGCGCAACGAGTACTTCTTCGACCGCAACAGGCCCAGCTTCGACGGCATCCTCTACTTCTACCAGTCGGGGGGCAAGCTGCGCCGCCCCGTCAACGTCTCCATCGACGTCTTCGCCGACGAGATCCGCTTCTACCAGCTGGGCGAGGAGGCCATGGAGCGCTTCCGCGAGGACGAGGGCTTcatcaaggaggaggagaagccccTGCCCACCAACGAGTTCCAGCGCCAGGTGTGGCTCATCTTCGAGTACCCCGAGAGCTCCAGCTCCGCCCGGGGCATCGCCATCGTCTCAGTCCTCGTCATCCTCATCTCCatcatcaccttctgcctggagACCTTGCCCGAGTTCCGCGACGAGCGGGAGCTCCACGTGCCCCTGCTCTCGCCCCTCAACGCCACCCCTGGGGAGGCCCcccagcagcaccagcaggccCCCAGCACCCTGACTGACCCCTTCTTTATCATTGAGACCACTTGTGTCATCTGGTTCACCTTCGAGCTGCTGGTGCGCTTCTTCGCCTGCCCCAGCAAGCCCGAGTTCTCCAGGAACATCATGAACATCATTGACATTGTGGCCATCATCCCCTACTTCATCACCTTGGGCACCGAGCTGGCTCAGGAGCAGCAGAAGAAAGAGCAGCCCGGCAGCGCCAGCAACGGGGGTCAGCAGCAGGCCATGTCCTTGGCCATCCTCCGGGTCATCCGCCTGGTCAGGGTCTTCCGGATCTTCAAGCTCTCCAGGCACTCCAAGGGGCTGCAGATCCTGGGGCAGACTTTGAAAGCCAGCATGAGGGAACTGGGGCTCCTCATCTTCTTCCTTTTCATCGGGGTCATTCTCTTCTCCAGCGCTGTCTATTTTGCCGAGGCCGATGACCCTGAGTCACATTTCTCCAGCATCCCCGATGCCTTCTGGTGGGCGGTGGTCACCATGACCACAGTGGGCTACGGAGATATGAGGCCTGTCACCGTAGGGGGGAAGATTGTGGGCTCCTTGTGTGCCATTGCGGGTGTGCTCACCATTGCCCTTCCTGTCCCTGTTATCGTGTCCAACTTTAACTACTTCTACCATCGAGAAACGGACCACGAAGAGCAGGCCATTCTCAAGGACGAACCCAGCAGTGCTCAAGGCAGCTCCGCTGGGGACCTGAAGAGACGCATGAGCAAAAACTCTTTTGACAAATCTGTTGTGCACTTGGAGAACATTGAAGGGGTCAACAACGGGACCGGCTCAGTAGAGAAAGCCAACATTAAAGCTAAAAGCAGCGTAGATCTCAAAAAATCTCTCTATGCACTCTGTCTAGACACCAGTAGGGAAACAGACTTATAG